One part of the Pseudoliparis swirei isolate HS2019 ecotype Mariana Trench chromosome 6, NWPU_hadal_v1, whole genome shotgun sequence genome encodes these proteins:
- the LOC130194683 gene encoding uncharacterized protein C3orf20-like encodes MMRNKCRTMPCTQCQKDSFRLVSYEMSTGKPICGGENVLLQQRHNAAPGMALMYIRGKLLFVGHIFSGHSCSVTDLQKQISRTRGDYRLGLSLSSDYKCSDTVNTPAATDPLTSSVEEEKVNERKNNQLPGVSQGPRDFFTKPLKTPALTRVPVITH; translated from the exons ATGATGAGGAACAAGTGCCGAACCATGCCGTGCACTCAG TGCCAGAAGGATTCATTTCGCCTGGTGAGCTATGAGATGTCAACCGGGAAGCCCATCTGTGGAGGGGAGAACGTGCTGCTGCAGCAGCGGCACAACGCTGCTCCCGGAATGGCCCTG ATGTACATCAGAGGGAAGCTGCTGTTTGTGGGCCACATATTCAGTGGTCACAGCTGCTCCGTCACGGACCTTCAAAAGCAAATCTCCAGAACCAGGGGAGACTACAGATTAGGTCTAAGTCTCTCTTCAGACTACAAATGCAG TGATACAGTCAACACACCTGCAGCCACAGACCCACTGACTTCTTCAGTGGAAGAGGAAAAGGTCAATGAGAG AAAAAACAATCAGCTTCCTGGTGTGTCACAAGGACCGAGAGACTTCTTTACCAAACCACTGAAGACTCCAGCGCTCACCCGTGTTCCTGTCATCACACACTGA